The bacterium genome contains a region encoding:
- the tkt gene encoding transketolase produces MAPNTLESLCINTIRTLSMDAVQQANSGHPGTPMALAPIAFTLYDKFMKHNPGNPHWPNRDRFILSAGHASMLLYSTLHINGYGISLDDIKQFRQLHSKCAGHPEYGLAPGIETTTGPLGTGVANSVGFAIAEKWLAQYFNRPGHEILNYSIFAVAGDGCMMEGISGEAASLAGHLGLDNLIWIYDNNKITIEGSTSLAFSEDVMKRFEAYGWFVQHITDANDTNALSSAIERAQQTKGKPSFIMVDSHIGYGAPHKQDSHSAHGEPLGEEEIKATKQVYGWDPEKKFFVPDDVKAYSQFAVEKGSQHEQEWQKKFEVYRTAFPDLAKQFELIQKRELPEGWDADLPVFPVDAKGVAGRDAGGQLINALAAKIPWLVGGAADLAPSTKTLIKGAKSFSRDNRDGRNFHFGIREHAMGAIVNGMTLSGLHAYGSGFLIFSDYMRPTFRLAALMQQPSLFVFTHDSIGVGEDGPTHQPIEQVGSLRAIPNLEVIRPADANEVAEAWKYMMRLKDKPAALILTRQALPTMDRTKYAPASGAQRGGYILADCKGKPDIILIGTGSEVQLCIGAYEKLTAEGYKCRVVSLPCWSLFERQGKAYWEKVLPSDVRCRIAVEAAASFGWRRYTGIEADGGIIAMRSFGESAPIKALLEEFGFTTEAVVKLAKQKLKQFGKAAPKKTVSAKNKPAKKAKSKPKSKSTNKKTVSKKKQTSGKRKRK; encoded by the coding sequence ATGGCTCCGAATACCCTTGAATCGCTGTGTATTAATACCATTCGTACACTGTCTATGGATGCGGTACAGCAGGCCAATTCCGGCCATCCCGGAACACCGATGGCTCTGGCGCCGATCGCGTTTACGCTGTATGATAAATTTATGAAACACAATCCGGGCAATCCGCATTGGCCCAACCGGGATCGTTTTATTTTATCGGCAGGGCATGCATCCATGCTGCTTTACAGTACACTGCACATCAACGGGTATGGTATTTCGCTGGACGATATCAAACAGTTTAGACAACTGCATTCCAAGTGTGCGGGGCATCCCGAATACGGTCTGGCTCCGGGCATCGAAACGACAACGGGGCCTTTGGGAACGGGCGTGGCGAATTCGGTCGGTTTTGCCATCGCTGAAAAATGGTTGGCGCAATATTTCAATCGCCCCGGCCATGAAATTTTGAATTACAGCATTTTTGCCGTGGCCGGTGACGGATGTATGATGGAAGGCATTTCCGGCGAAGCCGCATCGCTGGCAGGCCACCTCGGATTGGATAATCTCATTTGGATCTATGATAACAATAAAATTACGATCGAAGGTTCGACATCGCTGGCGTTCAGCGAAGATGTGATGAAACGTTTTGAAGCGTACGGTTGGTTTGTGCAACATATCACCGATGCCAATGATACCAACGCGTTATCGTCCGCCATCGAGCGCGCTCAGCAAACCAAAGGTAAACCGTCGTTTATCATGGTGGATAGTCACATCGGATACGGTGCACCGCACAAACAGGATTCGCACTCGGCACACGGTGAACCGCTCGGCGAAGAGGAGATTAAAGCGACGAAACAGGTTTACGGTTGGGATCCCGAAAAAAAATTCTTTGTGCCGGATGACGTAAAAGCATACAGCCAATTTGCCGTAGAAAAAGGTTCGCAACACGAGCAGGAATGGCAGAAAAAATTTGAAGTTTACCGCACTGCGTTTCCGGATCTGGCCAAACAATTTGAGTTAATTCAGAAACGGGAATTACCCGAAGGTTGGGATGCCGATCTGCCGGTATTTCCGGTCGACGCCAAAGGCGTTGCGGGGCGTGATGCCGGAGGTCAGTTGATCAATGCCTTAGCGGCCAAAATACCCTGGCTTGTCGGTGGCGCCGCGGATCTTGCTCCCTCTACGAAAACTCTGATCAAAGGCGCAAAAAGTTTTAGTCGTGACAATCGCGACGGTCGAAATTTTCACTTTGGTATTCGTGAACATGCCATGGGCGCTATCGTCAACGGCATGACACTCAGCGGGTTGCATGCGTACGGTTCGGGTTTTCTGATTTTTTCGGATTATATGCGACCCACATTTCGGTTGGCGGCGCTGATGCAACAGCCGTCGTTGTTTGTTTTCACGCATGACAGTATCGGTGTCGGTGAAGACGGCCCGACCCACCAACCGATCGAACAAGTCGGCTCGTTGCGCGCTATTCCTAATCTTGAGGTGATCCGCCCGGCGGATGCCAATGAGGTGGCGGAAGCATGGAAATATATGATGCGACTTAAGGATAAACCGGCGGCTCTGATTTTGACACGCCAGGCTTTACCGACGATGGATCGCACTAAATACGCGCCGGCTTCCGGTGCGCAACGCGGCGGATACATTTTAGCCGACTGCAAAGGTAAACCGGATATCATTCTGATCGGTACGGGTTCCGAGGTACAACTGTGTATCGGGGCCTATGAAAAACTGACGGCGGAGGGTTATAAATGCCGCGTGGTGAGCCTGCCGTGCTGGAGTTTATTTGAACGTCAAGGCAAGGCGTACTGGGAAAAAGTACTGCCGAGCGATGTGCGTTGCCGCATAGCCGTTGAGGCCGCAGCCAGCTTCGGATGGCGGCGTTATACGGGTATCGAAGCCGATGGCGGTATCATCGCCATGCGCAGTTTTGGCGAATCCGCTCCGATCAAAGCGTTGTTAGAAGAGTTCGGTTTTACTACGGAAGCGGTGGTGAAACTAGCCAAACAGAAACTGAAACAATTTGGGAAAGCCGCGCCTAAAAAAACAGTAAGCGCTAAAAACAAACCTGCTAAAAAAGCCAAGAGCAAGCCGAAGTCTAAAAGCACGAACAAAAAAACGGTATCAAAGAAGAAGCAAACAAGCGGAAAAAGGAAACGCAAATAA
- a CDS encoding 2-oxoisovalerate dehydrogenase has product MSRLIDNQASIFIRQSKGWSYLAMCGGHEGIQLALGLSFRANKDFLFPYYRDQLTCLAAGISPYEIMLNGLSRKDDVASGGRHMSNHFAKPEIQIENVSSCVSNHTLHAVGVARAIKYYKSDAIAFASFGDSSSSEGYVYEAMNGASREQLPVIFIIQNNHYGISVPTEEQTANYVVSENFRGLKNLKIFNCDGKDFFDSRRAMDEAIAYVRSGEGPAIVHADCVRMNSHSNSDRHELYRSPEELADMQKLDPLHKFRSFLVEERIFSEDEITAIENDNKNIVDEAAAKAEAAPTPDPATAMDFVTPEPIQVEETPTPDGEPTEKILQAMNRVFHEEFRHNPDTFLWGQDVASKDKGGVFNATKGMQQEFGRGRVFNAPIAEDFIVGTANGFSRWHDNVRVVIEAAQFADYVWPAMEQIVETSHEYYRSNGQNCPNIVIRLASGGYIGGGLYHSQTVEGIMANLPGVRVVVPSFADDAAGLLRTAIRSRGITFFLEPKFLYNQIFAQSPKTDENHFVPFGKARVRREGQDVTIVTYGTPVHWSLRAAGKMADKGIHAEVIDIRSIVPLDMETIKRSVQKTNRVLVVTENQATGGFSGEIAARITQECFEYLDAPVTRVCSADCPIPFSRILEAAVLVDEAKIAHAIENIMAY; this is encoded by the coding sequence ATGAGTCGCCTGATCGATAATCAGGCTTCCATATTTATCCGCCAATCCAAAGGTTGGTCTTACCTCGCGATGTGCGGCGGACACGAAGGCATTCAGCTCGCCCTCGGCCTTTCCTTTCGCGCCAACAAAGATTTTCTTTTCCCCTACTACCGCGATCAATTGACATGCCTTGCCGCCGGCATTTCCCCTTATGAAATCATGCTCAACGGTCTCAGCCGCAAAGATGATGTGGCCAGCGGCGGACGCCATATGTCCAACCACTTTGCGAAACCGGAAATTCAGATCGAAAACGTTTCATCCTGCGTTTCCAATCACACGCTGCATGCGGTCGGTGTCGCGCGTGCGATCAAGTATTATAAATCCGACGCGATCGCTTTTGCCAGCTTCGGCGACTCTTCGTCCTCGGAAGGCTACGTGTATGAAGCCATGAACGGCGCTTCGCGTGAACAGTTACCGGTGATATTTATTATTCAAAACAATCACTACGGCATTTCGGTTCCCACCGAAGAACAAACAGCCAACTACGTCGTATCGGAAAATTTCAGAGGCCTCAAAAACTTGAAAATTTTCAATTGCGACGGCAAAGATTTTTTTGACAGCCGTCGCGCCATGGACGAAGCCATCGCGTACGTGCGTTCCGGTGAAGGTCCGGCCATCGTGCATGCCGATTGTGTTCGTATGAATTCGCACTCCAATAGCGATCGTCATGAATTATACCGTTCGCCGGAAGAATTAGCCGACATGCAAAAGTTAGATCCTTTGCATAAATTCCGTTCCTTTTTAGTCGAAGAGCGCATTTTTAGCGAAGACGAAATTACGGCGATCGAAAATGATAATAAAAACATCGTCGATGAAGCGGCTGCCAAAGCGGAAGCCGCGCCTACTCCCGATCCCGCGACCGCCATGGATTTTGTGACACCCGAACCGATTCAGGTCGAAGAAACGCCTACACCGGACGGCGAACCTACCGAAAAAATACTACAGGCGATGAACCGCGTATTTCACGAAGAATTTCGACATAATCCCGATACGTTTTTGTGGGGACAAGACGTCGCTTCCAAAGATAAAGGCGGTGTATTTAATGCGACCAAAGGCATGCAACAGGAATTCGGACGCGGGCGCGTATTTAATGCGCCGATTGCCGAAGATTTTATCGTCGGCACGGCCAACGGATTTTCGCGTTGGCATGATAATGTGCGCGTCGTGATCGAAGCCGCTCAGTTTGCAGACTATGTGTGGCCTGCGATGGAGCAAATCGTCGAAACGAGCCATGAATACTATCGCAGCAATGGTCAAAACTGCCCCAATATCGTAATTCGCCTCGCCAGCGGCGGATATATCGGCGGCGGCCTCTACCACTCACAAACTGTGGAGGGCATAATGGCTAATCTTCCGGGCGTGCGTGTCGTTGTACCGTCTTTTGCCGATGATGCGGCAGGACTTTTGCGTACCGCCATTCGCTCCCGCGGTATTACTTTTTTCCTCGAGCCTAAATTTTTGTACAATCAGATTTTTGCGCAAAGCCCCAAAACGGATGAAAATCATTTTGTACCGTTTGGCAAAGCCCGCGTGCGTCGTGAAGGCCAGGATGTAACCATCGTTACCTACGGAACACCCGTACATTGGTCTTTGCGTGCTGCCGGAAAAATGGCCGATAAAGGTATCCATGCTGAAGTGATCGACATCCGCTCCATCGTACCGCTGGATATGGAAACGATCAAACGCTCGGTTCAAAAAACCAATCGCGTTTTAGTCGTGACCGAAAATCAGGCTACCGGCGGATTTAGCGGTGAAATCGCAGCGCGCATAACTCAGGAATGTTTTGAATATCTTGACGCCCCGGTGACGCGCGTATGCAGTGCGGATTGCCCGATCCCCTTCTCACGTATTCTGGAAGCCGCGGTGCTGGTGGATGAAGCCAAAATCGCCCATGCTATCGAAAACATCATGGCCTATTGA
- a CDS encoding heme exporter protein CcmB produces the protein MNAFLRIVWTIFEKDFLTEKRTKESFSAMLVFGILVLVVFNFTVSPGSQEIQEIGAGMLWVAFTFAGTLGLNRAFASENDNGNMQALIMVPVDKGAIYLGKLLSGAMFMFTVELFIIPVFVLFFNVNIWEQLPGLLLISILGTLGFIGTGTVFSAVALNTRMREVLLPVLLFPVTIPMIIAAVEATAVLLRGEPLSGAFDWIKILLGFDVTIIVTSFLTFEYILEE, from the coding sequence ATGAACGCCTTTCTCCGCATCGTTTGGACCATCTTCGAGAAGGACTTCCTTACCGAAAAGCGCACTAAAGAATCATTCAGTGCCATGCTGGTGTTTGGTATTCTCGTGTTGGTGGTGTTCAATTTTACTGTCAGCCCGGGTTCTCAGGAAATACAGGAGATTGGCGCCGGCATGCTGTGGGTCGCCTTTACATTTGCCGGCACTTTGGGACTTAACCGCGCTTTCGCATCGGAAAACGATAACGGCAATATGCAGGCGCTTATCATGGTGCCCGTTGATAAAGGCGCCATTTATCTGGGTAAATTGCTCTCCGGCGCGATGTTTATGTTTACCGTTGAACTGTTTATCATACCGGTGTTTGTACTCTTCTTTAATGTCAATATATGGGAACAACTCCCGGGATTACTCCTGATCAGCATACTCGGCACGCTTGGCTTTATCGGTACGGGTACGGTTTTTTCCGCCGTAGCACTGAATACCCGCATGCGTGAGGTGCTCTTGCCGGTGCTTTTGTTCCCGGTTACCATACCCATGATTATTGCAGCCGTCGAAGCCACAGCCGTTTTACTCCGTGGGGAACCTTTGTCCGGAGCCTTCGATTGGATTAAGATTCTCCTCGGTTTTGATGTCACCATTATCGTCACTTCGTTTCTCACCTTCGAATACATTCTTGAAGAATAG
- the purS gene encoding phosphoribosylformylglycinamidine synthase subunit PurS, with product MLCTIKIKVTPKAGVLDPQGKVVMSSLETLGFNGIDDVRLGRYIEIKMEASSKEDAARQADTMCQKLLANLVIEQYQIEVA from the coding sequence ATGCTGTGTACGATCAAAATAAAAGTTACGCCTAAAGCGGGAGTCCTGGATCCCCAGGGCAAAGTTGTCATGTCTTCGCTTGAAACTCTCGGTTTTAACGGAATAGATGACGTTCGGCTCGGCCGGTATATCGAAATAAAAATGGAAGCCTCTTCAAAAGAAGACGCGGCACGTCAGGCCGATACGATGTGTCAGAAACTTTTGGCCAATCTTGTCATCGAACAGTATCAGATCGAAGTGGCATAG